The Pimelobacter simplex genomic sequence CGGGTGACGTCTCCCAAGACTCTGAAGGTGCTCGTCTACAGCGACGACGTGCACACCCGCGAGCAGGTCATCCTGGCGCTGGGACGCCGTCCCCACCCGGACCTGCCCGAGCTCGAGTACGTCGAGGTCGCCACCGAGCCCGTCGTCATCCAGAACATGGATGCCGGCCACGTCGCGCTCGCGATCCTGGACGGCGAGGCGGTCCCGGCCGGTGGCATGGGCATCGCCAAGCAGCTCAAGGACGAGATCCTCGACTGCCCGCCGCTCCTCGTGCTCACCGGACGGCCCCAGGACGCCTGGCTGGCCACCTGGTCGCGGGCGGACGCCGCCGTCCCGCACCCGATCGACCCGATCCAGCTCGCGGAGGCAGTCGTCTCGCTGCTCCGCGCCCGCGTCCCCGCCTGACGTGGCGACCTGGCCTGACGTCCTCGGCGCCCTCGTCGCCGGGGAGGACCTGACGCCTGCCCAGGCGACCTGGGCGATGGGCGAGATCCTCGCCGGATCGGCCACGCCGGCCCAGATCGCCGGCTTCGTCGTGGCGCTGCGCGCCAAGGGCGAGTCGATCGAGGAGCTCACCGGCCTCGTCGAGGCCATGTACGACGTGATGACGCCCATCGCGGTGCCCGGCCGGGTGCTCGACGTGGTCGGCACCGGCGGCGACCGGTCGTTCTCGGTCAACATCTCGACCATGGCGGCGATCGTGGCCGCGGGCGCCGGCGCGCGCGTGGTCAAGCACGGCAACCGCTCGGCCTCGTCGCAGTCCGGCACCGCCGACGTCCTCGAGGCGCTCGGCGTCCGCCTGGACCTGCCCGCCGACCGCGTCGCCGAGGTGGCCGAGGAGGCGGGCATCACCTTCTGCTTCGCCGCGCTCTTCCACCCCGCCATGCGCCACGCCGCCGTACCGCGCCGCGAGCTCGGCATCGGCACCGCCTTCAACGTGCTCGGCCCGCTGGCCAACCCGACCAAGCCCGCCGCCCAGGCGATCGGCTGCGCCGACCCGCGCCTGGCGCCGGTGATGGCCGGCGTCTTCGCCCGCCGCGGCGTCGACGCGTGGGTGTTCCGCGGGGACGACGGGCTCGACGAGCTCACCACGACCACCACCTCGAAGCTGTGGGTCGTCCACGGCGGCGAGGTCACCCCGGTCTCCGTCGACCCGGCCGCCCTCGGCTTCGCGCCGGCCACCACCGAGGACCTGCGCGGCGGCGACGCCGCGCACAACGCCGGTGTCGTGCTGCGCCTGCTCGACGGCGAGACCGGACCCGTCCGCGACGCGGTCCTGCTCAACGCCGGTGCCGCCCTGGCCGTCTACGACGCCCCGGGCACGCCGGTCGCCGAGTCGCTGCCCGCCGGGATCGCCCGCGCGGCGCAGGCCATCGACTCCGGGGCCGCGCGCGCCACGCTCGAGCGCTGGGTGGCGGCGACCTCAACCTGAACGCGGGCGTTCGAGATTCATGCGGTTTGGGACCAAACCGCATGAATTCGGGCCTCGGGCATGCGGTTTGTGACCAAACCGCACACCGATCTCAGGCCGGCGGGACGAGGTAGACCAGGTCGTCCGCGCGCTGGGTGACCCGCCAGCCCCGGGCGGCCAGGCCGCCGGCGAGCGGGGCGTCCTCCGGCAGGAGGGCGGCCGCGGGGGACAGCGCGGCCAGCGTGGTGTCCCAGCCGGGGACGAGGGCCTCCAGGTCGTCGTACCGGTCGAGCTCGGCGTCGGTGTAGACGTCCCCGTAGCCGTGCAGCGGGACGTCGAGCGCGGGCTCGGTCCACAGCAGCACCGCGCCGGTCGTCCGGTCGGTGAGTACGACGCTGCCCGGGGCGAGGGCGCCGAGCCGGTCGCCGAACGGACGGACGTCGGCCGCCGGGTCGTCCAGCACCGACTGAGCGGGGGCGACGGCGACCACCGCGACGGCCAGGGCGGCGACGGCGGCGAGCTCGGGTCGGCGTACGGGCGGGTGGGAGGCGGACCGCAGGGCGCTCAGCTCGGAGGCGACGACCGCGGCCAGGACGACCACCGCGAGCGGGAGCGTCCGGCCGGAGTAGACCGCGAACACGCCGCCCAGCGCGAGCAGCGCGATGTCGTAGGGCCGGGGCCGGGGGAGTATGGCCTTGCGGCTGACCATCAGCACCACGGCCGCGAACAGCAGCAGCGTGACGGGCGCGGTGCCGAGGCTGATCAGCTCGGGTGCGCTCCACTCCGCGAAGTGCTCCGCGCGGGAGCTCACCAGCGCGACCGCGCCGAGCAGCCGCGGGCCGACCGGGGTGAGCAGGGCGGCGACCAGCATCCCCGCCGGTACGGCGAGCAGGCCCAGCGCCGCGCGCCGGCCGGGGCGCCGCTCCAGGCAGACCGCGACGGCCAGCACCGCGGCGGTGCCGATGCCGAGGATCCACATGCCGTGGCTCATCGCCCACAGCCAGGACAGCGGGACCAGCAGCCAGGGGGCGCGGCCGGTACGGCGGGTCCGGTCCCAGGCGGCGAGCACCAGGACCAGGAAGAGGTAGCTCAGCAGCTGGGGGCGCAGCGACAGGCTGGGCAGGCAGCCGAGCACCACCAGCGCGGTCAGCGCGACGGCGGGGCCGGGGCCGGTCCGGTGGCGCAGGAGCAGGTAGGTCGCCGCCACGAAGGCCACCACGACCACCGCGAACGTGACCACCAGGCCGGTCGTGCCCGCCTGGTCGGAGATCCAGGACAGCACGACCTGGGACAGCCACTGGGTCGGCACCCAGTCGGCGCTGGAGGCGGTGCTGAGCTGGCCGGGGTGGGCGATCGACCAGTCGTGGCGGAACTCCTCGCCGAAGCGCAGGTGGAAGAACGTGTCGAACGCCCGGAACGGTCGTCGTACGAGCGCGGCGAGGAGGGCCGCCAGGAGCACGCCGGCCAGGAGCGGTGCGACCCGCGCGAGCAGCGGGAAGCGCGATGCCGGCGCCGGCGTGGGTGCGGCGGGCGCGGACGCGGCCTGGTCGGGCACGGCGGGCGGTCGGGGTCGGCTAGTCGAGCCCGAGCGAGAAGGCCGCCTCGAGGTCGTGGCGGGAGTAGGCGCGGTAGGCGATGTGGGTCTCGGTGTCCACGACGCCGTCGACCTTGTTGAGCCGGTCGGCGACCACGGTGGCGATGTCCTCGTGCGAGCTGACCCTGACCAGGGCGATCAGGTCGATCTGGCCGGTCACCGAGTAGACCTCGCTCACGCCCTCCAGCGCCGCGATCGCCTCGGCGACCTCGGGGATCCGGGCGGTCTCGGCCTGGACGAAGACGATGGCGGTGATCATGGGGCTCACTCTAGGGGCGGCTCCTTGATGCGCGGCGCCGATCGGGCGGTGTGGCGCCCGGCGCCCTGGACCGGGCAGGCCCACTCGCCGACCACCTCGACCAGCCGCACGCCGGGCGACTCCAGCCAGCGCAGGATCTGCTCGGACTCCTCGGCCGTCGCCGCCGGGGTCGGGCCGATCGTGGGCAGGACGGTCTCGGCGCTGGCGCGCAGCCCCTCGACGTAGGCGACGGCGTCGGTGCCGGCCGGGATGACGCCCGCCGCGGCCAGCCGGCCGTGGCGCACGACGTGGACCGCCCAGCGACCGTCGTCCTCGCGGCGCGCGGCGACCACCTCGGGACAGCCGGTGAGCGCGGTGAGCCGCTGGGTCCGGGCGGCGGCCCGGACGAAGTCGGCGAGCCGGTCGCGGTGGTGGGCGGCCTCCTCGAAGCGCTCCTCGTCGGCCAGCGCGCTCATCCGCGCGTGGACCAGGTCGACGACGTCGTCGGGACGGCGCAGCAGGGTGTCGCGCAGCTGGCGCACGACCGCGGCGTAGGTCTGGGGGTCGACGCTGCCGTCGCAGGGGGACAGGCAGCGCCCCATCTCGGCGAGCACGCAGGCACTGCGCCGCGGCTTGCGGGCCAGGCGGTCGCGGCACTGCCGGATCGGGAACACCTCGTGGAGCGCGGCCAGCGAGCTCTCGGCGGCCGCCTTGGACGAGAACGGCCCGAGGTAGTCGGCGTCGTCGTCGAGCACTCGCTTGACCAGCGAGAGCCGCGGCCACGCCTCGCGGGTGAGCTTGAGCCAGGTGACCTTCTCGGGGTGGCGCGAGCGGCGGTTGTAGGGCGGTTTGTGCTCGGCGATGAGGCGCAGCTCGCGCACCGACGCCTCGAGCGGGGTCGCGCACTCGACGGCGCTGACCGACGCCGCGATCTGGACCATCTCGCCGATCCGCGAGCGCTTCTCGGAGGCGGTGAAGTAACTGCGGACCCGGCGCCGCAGGTCGCGCGACGTACCGATGTAGAGCACCCGGGAACCCTCGTCGCGGAACAGGTAGACGCCCGGCGCGTGGGGGAGCTGGTCGGCGAGGTGGCGCTTGCGGCGGGTCACCGAGGCGACCTTGGCGGAGTAGCCCTGGAGCTCCTCGAGCGTCTGGACGCCGAGGCCCCCGAGGCGCTCCATGAGGCCGTGGAGCACGTCGACGGTGGCCCGGGCGTCCTCGAGCGCGCGGTGGTTGGGCGTCGTGGCGGAGCGGAAGACGCGGGCCAGCGACGACAGCTTGTGGTTGGGCGACTCGTCGCGGGTCACCACGTGCCGGGCGAGCTTGACCGTGTCGAGGATCTCGAAGTCGGGCCAGATGATGTCGAGGCGGCGCGCGTCGTTCTTGAGGAAGCCGACGTCGAACCGGGCGTTGTGAGCGACCAGCACCGAGCCGGCGGCGAACTCGAGGAAGGCCGGCAGCGCCGCCTCGATCGGGGGCGCGTCGGCGACCATGCCGTTGGTGATGCCGGTCAGCACCGCGATGAACGCCGGGATCGCCGTGTGCGGGTTGACCAGGGTCTGGAACTCGCCGAGCACCTCGCCGCCGCGCACCTTGACCGCGCCGATCTCGGTGATCTGGTCGCCGTCGCCGGGGGAGCCGCCCGTGGTCTCGAGGTCGACCACGCAGAACGTCACGTCGCGCAGCGGGCGGCCGAGCTCGTCGAAGCCGCGCTGGAGCTCCCAGCGCTGGTCCGCGGACGAGGTGGTGGTCATGGGGCGACGGTAGGACGCAGGTCCGACAGAACCCGGGAACCGGGCCGCTCAGAGCCTCAGGTGCTCGGGGAAGCCGGTCCAGCGCAGCGCGTCGGGCAGGTGCGCCATGTCGTTGAACACGACCAGGGACGGCGGCCGGTCGGGCGCGTAGCGCAGCACGGTGAGCGCGGCGTGGCCGTGGTTGAGCCCCCACCAGCGCCACGGCGGGGCGGCACAGGCGTGCGCGACCAGCCAGCCGATGGTGAAGGCGTGGGTCACGACGAGGTGGTGGCCCTCGTCGGGGCCGTCCTCCGGGCCGGTCAGCAGCCGGAGGGCCTCGGCGGCGAGCGCCGCGCCCTCGGTCGCCTCGGTGGGCGAGACGTCCGCGAGGGAGTCCTGGAGGGCCGCACGGTGCTCCGCGGGGAGACTGTCGAGGTCGCCGGGTGCGGGGATGTGGGGGACGTAGTCACCCGCGGCGCCCAGCACGCTCACCGGCACGTCCGGCGCGAGCTCCTGGACGAGGCGCCGCGCGGTCTGCTCGGCCCGCGGCAGCGGGCCGTGCCGGACCGACCGCAGGGGGACGCCCGCCAGCCGCCGGCCGAGGAGGGCGGCCTGCTGGAGCCCACGCTCGGTCAGCCCGCCGTCGTCGCCGGGCTCGCCGTGGCGGGCGAGGTAGAGATGGCGCACGGGCATGCCGGGCATTCCACCACGGCCGGCGCCGCTCGGGGGTTTGTGTCGGGCCCTCCTGGCAGCGTCTGCGCCATGACGACAAGGATCGATTGCGACACGTGCGTGGTACGAGGCCTGGCCTGCCACGACTGCGTGGTCACCGTGCTGCTCGGGCCGCCGCCCGAGCTGATGATCGACGACGACGAGCTGCGCGCCCTCGACGTGCTGGCCGACGGGGGTCTGGTGCCTCCCCTGCGGCTGGTGCGGCCGGTCGACGGGCCGCAGGTGGAGTCGGCGTGAGTCCCCGCCGGATCGACCCGGAGCGCCCGCCGGTGCTCCGTCTCGACCCGCGCCGTCCTGGGGGTGCGCCCGTCCCACGACGGGGCCCGAGAGGCGGGTGAGACCGATGAGACGCATGTGACGGGAGTGACGACGGTTTTCGTCCCCAACACGCGAGGCGGGGTTTGGCCTCGCCGGTGGCCTCCCTTAGGCTGCTCGATCAGGTGTCCGAGGCAGTGGGTCGACCGACCCGCGCGGGCACCGCGCTGAGTCTGGGACCACTCGGGGTCCCGGAGCCGGGGAACCAACCACTCTGGGGTGAATCCCGTACGAGGTGCGACCACGACGTCCGATCGGGCGGCGGGGGAGCGAGGAGTGCGGGTAGGGCGAGTCGTGCCCGAATCCGTCAGCTCACCCGGTAGGCGTACGACAACCAGAGGGGACCGCCAGCTCGTGCTGAACGGCCGGACACGTACCACCGCTGCGCTCGCAGCACTCGCCGTCACCGGATCCATCACGTTCTGCGTGAGTGCGGCCACCAGTCCCGCGCAGGCCAAGCCGGACATCGAGACCGTGCGGGCCAAGGTCGACCGGCTCTTCCACGAGTCCGAGCAGGCCGCCGAGCGCTACAACGACGCCCGCCTCGAGCTCGGCGAGCTCAACGAGGACCTCAGCTCCCTCGAGGCCGACCAGACCCGCCAGGGCGACGCCCTCGACGGCGTCCGCTCCGACGTGCGCGCCTCGATCATCCAGCGCTACCAGTCCGGCGGCCTCGGCCCGGCCGGCGAGCTGCTGGCCTCCGACTCCGAGGGCTTCCTCGACGAGCTCTCCACCAGCGCCACCGTGGGCGACCTGCAGGACTCCCTGCTGACCTCCTACGGCACCGAGCTCAAGGCCTACTCGATCCGCAAGGACCAGACCGAGAAGCGCCGCGACGACATCGTCGAGCTCAAGGAGACCCTGGCCGAGCAGAAGAAGACCGCCGACGCCAAGCTCGCCGAGGCCAAGGAGCTGCTCTCCAAGCTCGAGGCCGAGCAGCGCGCCGCGATCATGTCCCGCGACTCCGGTCGTCCGGTCGACGCCTCCTCGATCCCGGCCAGCGGTCGCGCGGCCGTCGCGATCAAGTACGCGCTCGCCCAGGTCGGCGACGCCTACGTCTGGGGTGCTGCCGGTCCCAACGCCTTCGACTGCTCGGGCCTGACGATGATGGCCTACGCCCAGGCCGACGTGAGCCTGCCGCACTCCTCGCGCGCCCAGTACAGCAGCGGCACGCACGTCGCCAAGAGCGACCTGCAGCCGGGCGACCTGGTCTTCTACTACAGCCCGATCAGCCACGTCGGCATCTACCTCGGCAACGGCATGATCGTCCACGCCGCCAACCCCGGCGCCGGCGTCAAGGTCTCCGACCTCGACGAGATGCCCTACGCCGGAGCGGTCCGCCCGGGCTGAGCCCGCGGGGACTGTCGGGAGGCAGCCCATGCCCGGGTCCGGACGGGTCCTGCCGGCGCTGCTGCTCTGCGTCGCGCTGGTCGCGAGCGGGTGCTCGGGTGACGACTACGTCGCACCGCCCCCGCCGACGACCAGCGAGGTCGCCGACCCGGTCGCGGCCGCCGCCACAGTGACCGCGCTGCAGGACGCGATCCGCTCCGGTGACGCCGACGCGGCTGCCGGGCTGGGGTCCTCGCCCGAGGCGTCGGCCCTGCTCGCCGCGGTGGTCGGCAACGCCACCGCGCTGGGACTGGACGACGTGAGCCTGCGTTACGTCACCGAGACCGGGCGCACCGACGGCGGCGACGGCTGGGACGCCCAGGTGGCGCTCACCTGGCGGGTCGGCGGCTTCGACACCGCCTCGTCGCGCACCGAGGTCCCGTTCTCGTTCGCCGCGGGCGGCAGCCGGATCGCTGCGCTCGACGTCGGGCAGGGGCGGTTGCCGCTGTGGCTCGGCGGGCCGCTCGACGTACGGCGTGCGGGGCCGGTGCTCGTCGCCGCCGCGGAGCCGGCCCGGGCCCGGCGCTACCTGCCCGCAGCACGCCGCGCGCTCGACCAGGTCCGCGCGGTGGTCGGGGGCCGTACCGGCCTCGTCGTCGAGGTCCCCGCCGACAGCGCCGGCCTGCACCGCGCGCTGGGCGTCGAGCAGGGCCGCTACGACGCGATCGCGGCGATCACCGCACCGGTCGACGGCGTCGCCGTCGCGGGCAGCCCGATCCACGTCTTCCTCGACCGCCCGGTCTACGACGCGCTCGACCCGGTCGCCGCCCAGGTCGTGATGACCCACGAGGCCGTCCACGCCCTCACCGACGCGCCGCTGGCCCAGCGCGCGCCGATGTGGCTGGTCGAGGGCTTCGCCGACTACGTCGCGCTGCGCGACGTCGACCTGCCGAGCAGCCGTACGGCCGCCCAGATCGCGCGCCAGGTCCGTACCGACGGCCTGCCCGACGCGCTGCCGGCGACCAGCGACTTCGACCCGGCGGCGAGCCACCTCGGCGCGGTCTACGAGGCGGCGTGGCTGGTCTGCGTGACGCTCGCCGCGCACCGGGGGGAGCGGGCCCTGGTCGACATCTACCGCCAGGTGCTCGAGGGCCAGGACTTCGCCGCTGCGCTGCGCTCGGGCTTCGGCTGGAGCGAGCGGGACCTGACCGCCGCCTGGCGCGACCGGCTGGCCGACCTCGCGGGAGTGGCGGGCTAGCGCTCGGGGTCCACGCCCTACCCTGGGGCCGTGGAGAACCGATCGGCAGTACGCCGGGTGGCCCTCGGCACGGTCCTGATCGGGGTCGCGGCCTTCGTCCTCATCGCGACGACCCAGGTGCCGTGGCATCCCGTCCCCGGCGGCACACCCGACCCGGTCGCCGCCTCGTCGGTGTTCAGCCGGGCCGAGATCGACCGCGCCGAGCACGTCGCCCTGTGGGGCCGGGTGTGGAGCTGGTCGTCGCTGGCGGTCTCGCTCGCCGTGGCCTGCTGGCTGGGCTTCGGCCGGACCGGCCGCGCGCTCGTCGCCCGGCTCCGCGGCTGGTGGTGGGTGCGCGTGCTGGTCGTCGTCACCGTACTGACCCTCGTCGGCGAGCTGGTCACGTTGCCCTTCGGCATCGCGCTGCGCCGACTGCGCCTCGACGAGGGCCTCGCCGCGGGCTCGTGGGGCGCCTGGACGCTCGACGTGGTCAAGGGCGACCTCGTCGCCATCGTGACCACCGCGCTCGCCGTCATCGCCCTGGTCGCCTGCATCCGCCGCCTGCCCCGGCTGTGGCCCGCCGTCGCCGGCCTCGCCGCCGCCGGACTGGTGGTGCTCGGCTCGTTCGTCTACCCGGTCGTCGTGGAGCCGGTGTTCAACCACTTCACGCCCCTGCCGGACGGCCCGCTGCGCACCCAGATCCTCGACCTCGCGCAGACCGAGGACGTCAAGGTCGACGACGTCCTCGTCGCTGACGCCTCACGGCGCACGACCACCCTCAACGCCTACGTCTCCGGCTTCGGCCAGACCCGCCGGGTGGTCCTCTACGACACCCTCGTCGACAGCTCGCCCACCGACGAGACGCTCTCGGTGGTGGCCCACGAGCTCGCGCACGCCAAGTACGACGACGTGATGACCGGCACCGCGCTCGGCGCGGCCGGGGCGCTGCTCGGCGTCGGGCTGCTGGGGCTGCTGCTGCCGGTGCCGCGGCGCCCACGCGGGGGTGACACGGCCGACGAGGAAGGCAACAAGGCCGACGAGGCCGGGGCCGGCGGCGAGGCCGGCGACGAGTCATACCTGGGCGGGGTGGGGGTGGTGCCCCGGGTTCTCGCCCTGGTCGCGATCGGCACGCTCCTCGCGGCGCCCGTCCAGAACGGCATCAGCCGCCAGCTGGAGACCCGGGCAGATCAGACGGCGCTGGAGGTGACGAAAGCCCCCCAGGCGTTCGTCGACCTGCAGCGCCGTCTGGCCCTGCGTTCCCACGCCGACCCCACACCTCCGGAGTGGTCGCAGTGGTGGTTCGGCTCGCACCCCACGGTCCTGCAGCGGATCGGGTTGGCGAACCAGTTCGAGGCTAAGGGCTGATCGCGCTGTCGAGGCTGCTGTTGGTCTGGTCGAACAGTCCCGCAACGCTGCCGCCGAAGAGGATCACGGCGCCGAAGATCACGGCGGCGATCAGTGCGATCAACAGGCCGTACTCGACCGCGGACGCGCCGCGCTCCTCCGGTGCTCCTGCTCCGGTCACGTCATTCCTCCGGCCGTAGCGCTGGTGGGCAAGCGATCGGCCGCGTCACCATCGCGGTGACGCGGCCGTCAGTCGATCAGGTCGCGTTTTCAGTGACCGGCGCCGGTCAGGCTGTTGTTGACGTCGGTGAAGGCGCCCTTGAGCTTGCCACCGAGGATGACGACGGCGCCGATGATGACGGCGGCGATGAGGGCGACGAGCAGGCCGTACTCGACGGCGGTCGCGCCACGCTCCTCCATCTTGGCGAGGCGGCCGTGGAGCAGGATCTGGAGGTACTGGATCATCGGGATCTCCCTGTGCACAGATGGTTCGTTGTCCCCGGGGAGTGCTTTCCCCGATGCCTGAACTCTGCCGCAGCGCTACCCAGGTGTGATCGGGAGTTCGTCTCTTCGCTGCTAGTCACTTCTGACTAGGATCGGGCAACGTGCTGTCGGTCACGTTCAGCGGGCCGAGGGCTGCACCGTGGAGAGCAGCCCGATCCGCATCGCGGTGACCAGCGCCTGGGCCCGGTTGGCGGCGCCCAGCTTCTGGTAGATCCGGGCGATGTGGGACTTCGTCGTCGACTCGGACAGGTAGAGCTTCTGGCCGATCGCGGCGGCGTTGAGGCCCTCGGCGAGCAGCAGCAGGACGTCGTGCTCGCGCTCGGTGAGAGCGGTCGACTCGGCGGACTGGCGGCGCATCATCGCGCCCACCAGCCCGGCGCAGACGAACGCCTTGGGGGAGACCGCCGCATGGCGCGCGGCCTTGATCACCTCGGTGGAAGGGGCGTCCTTGCCGACGAAGCCGGACGCGCCGGCCTGCATCGCGGCGAAGATCTGCTCGTCGCCGGAGTGCATGGTGAGCACGATGAGACCGATCTCGTCGCTCTCCTTGCGCAGCGTGCGGACGACGTCGAGGCCGGTGCCGTCCTGCATCTGCAGGTCGGTGATGACCACGTCGGGGCGCACCTCGCGGGCGCGGTGGATCCCTTCTTGGACCGAGCCGGCCGTCGCGACGACGCGCAGGTCGGGCTCCAGGTCGAGCACCGCGCCGAGCCCGTCGCGGATCAGCTCGTGGTCGTCGATCAGGAGGACCGAGATGGTGTCGCTCATCGCTTCTCCAGAAGTGTCGGGGAGCCCG encodes the following:
- a CDS encoding Rv3143 family two-component system response regulator, whose amino-acid sequence is MTSPKTLKVLVYSDDVHTREQVILALGRRPHPDLPELEYVEVATEPVVIQNMDAGHVALAILDGEAVPAGGMGIAKQLKDEILDCPPLLVLTGRPQDAWLATWSRADAAVPHPIDPIQLAEAVVSLLRARVPA
- the trpD gene encoding anthranilate phosphoribosyltransferase → MATWPDVLGALVAGEDLTPAQATWAMGEILAGSATPAQIAGFVVALRAKGESIEELTGLVEAMYDVMTPIAVPGRVLDVVGTGGDRSFSVNISTMAAIVAAGAGARVVKHGNRSASSQSGTADVLEALGVRLDLPADRVAEVAEEAGITFCFAALFHPAMRHAAVPRRELGIGTAFNVLGPLANPTKPAAQAIGCADPRLAPVMAGVFARRGVDAWVFRGDDGLDELTTTTTSKLWVVHGGEVTPVSVDPAALGFAPATTEDLRGGDAAHNAGVVLRLLDGETGPVRDAVLLNAGAALAVYDAPGTPVAESLPAGIARAAQAIDSGAARATLERWVAATST
- a CDS encoding Lrp/AsnC family transcriptional regulator, whose protein sequence is MITAIVFVQAETARIPEVAEAIAALEGVSEVYSVTGQIDLIALVRVSSHEDIATVVADRLNKVDGVVDTETHIAYRAYSRHDLEAAFSLGLD
- a CDS encoding DEDD exonuclease domain-containing protein, coding for MTTTSSADQRWELQRGFDELGRPLRDVTFCVVDLETTGGSPGDGDQITEIGAVKVRGGEVLGEFQTLVNPHTAIPAFIAVLTGITNGMVADAPPIEAALPAFLEFAAGSVLVAHNARFDVGFLKNDARRLDIIWPDFEILDTVKLARHVVTRDESPNHKLSSLARVFRSATTPNHRALEDARATVDVLHGLMERLGGLGVQTLEELQGYSAKVASVTRRKRHLADQLPHAPGVYLFRDEGSRVLYIGTSRDLRRRVRSYFTASEKRSRIGEMVQIAASVSAVECATPLEASVRELRLIAEHKPPYNRRSRHPEKVTWLKLTREAWPRLSLVKRVLDDDADYLGPFSSKAAAESSLAALHEVFPIRQCRDRLARKPRRSACVLAEMGRCLSPCDGSVDPQTYAAVVRQLRDTLLRRPDDVVDLVHARMSALADEERFEEAAHHRDRLADFVRAAARTQRLTALTGCPEVVAARREDDGRWAVHVVRHGRLAAAGVIPAGTDAVAYVEGLRASAETVLPTIGPTPAATAEESEQILRWLESPGVRLVEVVGEWACPVQGAGRHTARSAPRIKEPPLE
- a CDS encoding histidine phosphatase family protein; the protein is MPVRHLYLARHGEPGDDGGLTERGLQQAALLGRRLAGVPLRSVRHGPLPRAEQTARRLVQELAPDVPVSVLGAAGDYVPHIPAPGDLDSLPAEHRAALQDSLADVSPTEATEGAALAAEALRLLTGPEDGPDEGHHLVVTHAFTIGWLVAHACAAPPWRWWGLNHGHAALTVLRYAPDRPPSLVVFNDMAHLPDALRWTGFPEHLRL
- a CDS encoding C40 family peptidase, which gives rise to MSAATSPAQAKPDIETVRAKVDRLFHESEQAAERYNDARLELGELNEDLSSLEADQTRQGDALDGVRSDVRASIIQRYQSGGLGPAGELLASDSEGFLDELSTSATVGDLQDSLLTSYGTELKAYSIRKDQTEKRRDDIVELKETLAEQKKTADAKLAEAKELLSKLEAEQRAAIMSRDSGRPVDASSIPASGRAAVAIKYALAQVGDAYVWGAAGPNAFDCSGLTMMAYAQADVSLPHSSRAQYSSGTHVAKSDLQPGDLVFYYSPISHVGIYLGNGMIVHAANPGAGVKVSDLDEMPYAGAVRPG
- a CDS encoding basic secretory family protein → MPGSGRVLPALLLCVALVASGCSGDDYVAPPPPTTSEVADPVAAAATVTALQDAIRSGDADAAAGLGSSPEASALLAAVVGNATALGLDDVSLRYVTETGRTDGGDGWDAQVALTWRVGGFDTASSRTEVPFSFAAGGSRIAALDVGQGRLPLWLGGPLDVRRAGPVLVAAAEPARARRYLPAARRALDQVRAVVGGRTGLVVEVPADSAGLHRALGVEQGRYDAIAAITAPVDGVAVAGSPIHVFLDRPVYDALDPVAAQVVMTHEAVHALTDAPLAQRAPMWLVEGFADYVALRDVDLPSSRTAAQIARQVRTDGLPDALPATSDFDPAASHLGAVYEAAWLVCVTLAAHRGERALVDIYRQVLEGQDFAAALRSGFGWSERDLTAAWRDRLADLAGVAG
- a CDS encoding M48 family metalloprotease; protein product: MENRSAVRRVALGTVLIGVAAFVLIATTQVPWHPVPGGTPDPVAASSVFSRAEIDRAEHVALWGRVWSWSSLAVSLAVACWLGFGRTGRALVARLRGWWWVRVLVVVTVLTLVGELVTLPFGIALRRLRLDEGLAAGSWGAWTLDVVKGDLVAIVTTALAVIALVACIRRLPRLWPAVAGLAAAGLVVLGSFVYPVVVEPVFNHFTPLPDGPLRTQILDLAQTEDVKVDDVLVADASRRTTTLNAYVSGFGQTRRVVLYDTLVDSSPTDETLSVVAHELAHAKYDDVMTGTALGAAGALLGVGLLGLLLPVPRRPRGGDTADEEGNKADEAGAGGEAGDESYLGGVGVVPRVLALVAIGTLLAAPVQNGISRQLETRADQTALEVTKAPQAFVDLQRRLALRSHADPTPPEWSQWWFGSHPTVLQRIGLANQFEAKG
- a CDS encoding Flp family type IVb pilin, with translation MTGAGAPEERGASAVEYGLLIALIAAVIFGAVILFGGSVAGLFDQTNSSLDSAISP
- a CDS encoding Flp family type IVb pilin, which gives rise to MIQYLQILLHGRLAKMEERGATAVEYGLLVALIAAVIIGAVVILGGKLKGAFTDVNNSLTGAGH
- a CDS encoding response regulator gives rise to the protein MSDTISVLLIDDHELIRDGLGAVLDLEPDLRVVATAGSVQEGIHRAREVRPDVVITDLQMQDGTGLDVVRTLRKESDEIGLIVLTMHSGDEQIFAAMQAGASGFVGKDAPSTEVIKAARHAAVSPKAFVCAGLVGAMMRRQSAESTALTEREHDVLLLLAEGLNAAAIGQKLYLSESTTKSHIARIYQKLGAANRAQALVTAMRIGLLSTVQPSAR